One region of Qipengyuania gaetbuli genomic DNA includes:
- a CDS encoding diacylglycerol/lipid kinase family protein, producing the protein MERVIHDYRPMHDATGEIPSGIEPQAAPAPRIVMIHNPRSHRNQGSPAETVAGADVRLVQPCTKEELAAELADLARSGIDLLVISGGDGTIRDVLTLGQPVFGSQWPVLAIVPQGKTNALKIDLDLPAQWGLAEAVAAYRSGKRARRRALTVVEAQREDAVPMLGFVLGAGAFTLGIEAGQEAHRMGFFNSLAVGATAAWGVMQVLFSGNDNRWRRGTRMELAFEPSGEPMPHSRHGAPDRRHIMLASTFERLPGNIQLFGKRQAPIRLAVLDRPRRRIFAVLPAILAGWHPRWLAGAGLHHISAEAFSFDVEEPFILDGEHFPAGRYVVGQGPKMEFVTA; encoded by the coding sequence ATGGAGCGCGTCATTCACGATTACCGGCCTATGCATGATGCGACCGGCGAGATTCCATCGGGGATCGAGCCGCAGGCCGCGCCTGCGCCGCGCATTGTAATGATCCACAATCCGCGCTCGCACCGCAATCAGGGCAGCCCGGCCGAAACGGTCGCGGGCGCAGATGTGCGGCTGGTGCAGCCCTGCACCAAGGAGGAGCTGGCCGCAGAACTCGCGGACCTAGCGCGCAGCGGCATCGACCTGCTCGTCATCAGCGGCGGCGACGGCACGATCCGCGATGTGCTCACCCTTGGCCAGCCGGTCTTCGGCTCGCAATGGCCGGTGCTGGCGATCGTGCCGCAGGGCAAGACCAATGCCCTGAAGATCGATCTCGACCTGCCTGCGCAATGGGGCCTTGCCGAGGCGGTAGCGGCCTACCGGTCGGGCAAGCGCGCCCGTCGCCGCGCGCTGACCGTGGTCGAGGCGCAGCGAGAAGATGCCGTCCCGATGCTCGGCTTCGTGCTCGGTGCGGGCGCTTTCACGCTCGGCATCGAAGCGGGCCAGGAAGCGCACCGCATGGGGTTCTTCAATTCGCTGGCGGTGGGTGCTACAGCGGCCTGGGGCGTCATGCAGGTGCTCTTTTCCGGCAATGACAACCGCTGGCGCCGCGGCACGCGGATGGAACTGGCGTTCGAGCCGTCGGGCGAACCGATGCCGCATTCGCGCCACGGTGCCCCCGATCGCCGCCACATTATGCTCGCCTCGACCTTCGAGCGCCTGCCCGGCAATATCCAGCTGTTCGGCAAGCGGCAGGCACCCATCCGCCTCGCGGTGCTCGACCGGCCCCGCCGGAGGATATTCGCGGTTCTCCCCGCCATCCTTGCCGGCTGGCATCCGCGCTGGCTGGCGGGCGCGGGCCTCCACCATATTTCTGCCGAGGCATTCTCCTTCGACGTCGAGGAGCCTTTCATCCTCGACGGCGAGCATTTCCCTGCCGGACGCTATGTGGTTGGGCAGGGTCCCAAAATGGAATTCGTGACGGCGTGA